The proteins below are encoded in one region of Avibacterium volantium:
- the guaB gene encoding IMP dehydrogenase: MLRVLKEALTFDDVLLVPAHSTVLPNTADLSTQLTKTIRLNIPMLSAAMDTVTEAKLAISLAQEGGIGFIHKNMSIERQADRVRKVKKFESGIVSDPITVTPDLTIGELAEIVKKNGFASFPVVSSQGALEGIITGRDTRFVKDMNKTVADLMTPKDRLVTVKEGASSQEIFSLMHAHRVEKVLVVNDDFKLKGMITLKDFQKTEQKPNACKDEFGRLRVGAAVGAGAGNEERIEALVQAGVDVLLIDSSHGHSEGVLQRVRETRAKYPDLPIIAGNVATAEGAIALADAGASAVKIGIGPGSICTTRIVTGVGVPQITAIADAAEALKDRGIPVIADGGIRYSGDIAKAIAAGASCVMVGSMFAGTEEAPGEIELFQGRAFKSYRGMGSLGAMSKGSSDRYFQSDNAADKLVPEGIEGRIPYKGYLKEIIHQQMGGLRSCMGLTGCATIEDLRTKAQFVRISGAGIKESHVHDVTITKEAPNYRMG; the protein is encoded by the coding sequence ATGCTACGCGTATTAAAAGAAGCCCTCACGTTTGATGATGTCCTTCTCGTTCCAGCACATTCCACCGTGCTGCCAAACACTGCCGATTTATCCACGCAATTAACTAAAACCATTCGTTTAAATATCCCAATGCTTTCTGCCGCAATGGATACCGTTACCGAAGCGAAACTTGCCATTTCCCTTGCGCAAGAAGGCGGTATTGGGTTCATTCATAAAAATATGAGCATTGAACGCCAAGCGGATCGCGTGCGTAAAGTGAAAAAATTTGAAAGCGGCATTGTTTCCGATCCTATCACAGTTACCCCTGATTTAACTATTGGCGAGTTAGCGGAAATCGTGAAGAAAAATGGTTTTGCAAGCTTCCCTGTGGTGAGCAGCCAAGGCGCGTTAGAAGGCATTATCACAGGGCGCGATACGCGTTTTGTGAAAGATATGAATAAAACTGTTGCGGATCTGATGACGCCAAAAGATCGCTTAGTTACCGTAAAAGAAGGCGCATCTAGCCAAGAAATTTTCAGCTTAATGCACGCACACCGTGTAGAGAAAGTGCTCGTGGTGAATGATGATTTCAAATTAAAAGGAATGATCACCTTAAAAGACTTCCAAAAAACCGAACAAAAACCTAACGCGTGTAAAGATGAATTCGGTCGTTTACGCGTGGGTGCAGCAGTAGGCGCTGGCGCAGGTAATGAAGAGCGTATCGAAGCCCTTGTGCAAGCCGGCGTGGACGTGTTGTTAATTGACTCTTCCCACGGACATTCTGAAGGTGTGTTGCAGCGTGTGCGTGAAACCCGTGCGAAATATCCTGATTTGCCAATTATTGCAGGTAATGTGGCAACAGCAGAAGGCGCCATTGCCCTTGCTGATGCTGGGGCAAGTGCGGTGAAAATTGGTATCGGCCCTGGTTCAATTTGTACCACGCGAATTGTTACTGGCGTGGGTGTACCACAAATCACCGCCATTGCCGATGCGGCTGAAGCCTTAAAAGATCGCGGTATTCCTGTTATTGCTGACGGCGGTATCCGTTATTCCGGCGATATTGCCAAAGCGATTGCCGCTGGCGCAAGTTGCGTAATGGTAGGTTCAATGTTCGCAGGGACAGAAGAAGCACCGGGGGAAATCGAATTATTCCAAGGACGTGCCTTTAAATCTTACCGTGGAATGGGATCCTTAGGTGCAATGAGCAAAGGTTCGTCCGACCGCTATTTCCAAAGCGATAACGCCGCCGATAAACTGGTGCCAGAAGGCATTGAGGGACGCATTCCATATAAAGGCTATTTAAAAGAAATTATCCACCAACAAATGGGCGGCTTACGTTCTTGTATGGGCTTAACCGGCTGCGCCACCATTGAAGATCTGCGCACCAAAGCGCAATTCGTACGCATCAGTGGTGCCGGCATCAAAGAAAGCCACGTCCACGATGTTACCATTACGAAAGAAGCGCCGAATTATAGAATGG
- the birA gene encoding bifunctional biotin--[acetyl-CoA-carboxylase] ligase/biotin operon repressor BirA yields the protein MFELLTLLADGKKNSRQNLTALLHCDETQINAHIQALSEQGIKFERNSDEIWLKPELPLLSAEKIKQRLAPYPVLVKPVIHSTNQFLLEQIAQLEKGQLCLAEYQYAGRGRRGRDWLSPFTGQIILSAYWTFPPHISLNGLSLVIGIAIAETLQAFGAQRIGLKWPNDVLLQGRKLAGVLVEIANRKNGLLNLIIGIGINLALPKQANINQPWAELREILPHFDRDEIIIALVQRLYHYLDLFEQKGMAFFHSRWTEWDAFLNQPVSLISENSSQHGIERGIDSEGYLLLETEQGLVRFNGGEVSLRRA from the coding sequence ATGTTTGAGCTTTTAACCTTGTTGGCAGACGGCAAGAAAAATTCTCGCCAAAATTTGACCGCACTTTTACATTGTGATGAAACGCAAATCAATGCTCATATTCAGGCGCTAAGCGAACAGGGCATTAAGTTTGAACGGAACAGTGATGAAATCTGGCTTAAGCCAGAATTGCCCTTGCTTTCGGCGGAGAAAATAAAGCAACGCCTTGCGCCTTATCCCGTGCTGGTCAAACCTGTGATTCATTCCACAAATCAATTTTTATTGGAACAGATTGCGCAGCTAGAAAAAGGGCAGCTGTGCTTGGCGGAATATCAATACGCAGGGCGTGGGCGACGTGGACGTGATTGGCTTTCGCCTTTTACAGGGCAGATTATTCTCAGCGCCTACTGGACATTTCCACCGCATATTTCGCTGAATGGGCTGAGTTTAGTTATCGGCATTGCCATTGCAGAAACCTTGCAAGCCTTTGGCGCGCAAAGAATCGGGTTAAAATGGCCGAATGATGTGTTATTGCAAGGGCGAAAGCTGGCGGGCGTGCTGGTGGAAATTGCTAATCGTAAGAATGGCTTGCTGAATTTGATTATTGGCATTGGCATTAACCTTGCCTTGCCGAAACAAGCCAATATTAATCAACCTTGGGCAGAATTACGAGAAATTCTACCGCACTTTGATCGCGATGAAATCATCATCGCGCTAGTGCAGCGGCTTTATCATTATCTCGATCTCTTTGAACAAAAAGGAATGGCATTTTTTCATTCACGCTGGACGGAATGGGACGCTTTTCTTAATCAGCCCGTGAGCTTGATCAGCGAAAATTCAAGTCAACACGGCATTGAACGTGGCATAGACAGCGAAGGCTACCTGTTATTAGAAACGGAACAAGGCCTTGTGCGATTTAATGGCGGCGAAGTGTCGCTACGGCGAGCCTAA